A region from the Streptomyces sp. 3214.6 genome encodes:
- a CDS encoding BMP family ABC transporter substrate-binding protein, which yields MPRRHRRSLQFAALAAGTALLATACNAAAKKDDSAAGASGGSGKSFTLVTPDAVGQNEFLKLAVTGVKAAAKAHDGTEKVYESTDTASQQQNVQAAVDAKPDVIVLVGFEFADLVAQQAQKNPKQQFLIVDACTTKTYQNVSCAVFREHEGVYLAGAEAGLLSKSGKVGAVDVLDTPQFRRYSDPFAAGAKKVAAKTETSTRFVGGQSPFDDSARAKEQANTLLSKGYDQIMAAAAAGNYGVFEAAKAKGAFAYGVDVNQCTSAPGTVVDNVIKRTDVAVEKGIESVLGGTTGTTVSYGLKEGGISLTGLEDGVDASKCVIADHKDVLTKVEALRDQIVSGELKVDDPAAS from the coding sequence ATGCCCCGCAGACACCGCCGCTCCCTGCAGTTCGCCGCGCTCGCGGCCGGTACCGCGCTTCTCGCCACCGCCTGCAACGCCGCCGCGAAGAAGGACGACTCCGCCGCGGGCGCGAGCGGTGGCAGCGGCAAGTCGTTCACCCTCGTCACCCCCGACGCCGTCGGCCAGAACGAGTTCCTGAAGCTCGCCGTCACCGGCGTCAAGGCCGCGGCGAAGGCGCACGACGGGACCGAGAAGGTCTACGAGTCCACCGACACCGCCTCCCAGCAGCAGAACGTGCAGGCCGCGGTGGACGCCAAGCCGGACGTGATCGTGCTGGTCGGCTTCGAGTTCGCCGACCTCGTCGCGCAGCAGGCCCAGAAGAACCCGAAGCAGCAGTTCCTGATCGTCGACGCGTGCACCACCAAGACCTATCAGAACGTCAGTTGCGCGGTCTTCCGGGAGCACGAGGGCGTCTACCTCGCGGGCGCCGAGGCCGGTCTGCTGAGCAAGTCCGGCAAGGTCGGCGCGGTGGACGTGCTCGACACGCCCCAGTTCCGCCGCTACAGCGACCCGTTCGCGGCCGGCGCCAAGAAGGTCGCCGCCAAGACGGAGACCTCCACCCGCTTCGTCGGCGGCCAGTCCCCGTTCGACGACTCGGCCCGCGCCAAGGAGCAGGCGAACACCCTGCTCTCCAAGGGCTACGACCAGATCATGGCGGCGGCCGCGGCCGGCAACTACGGCGTGTTCGAGGCGGCCAAGGCCAAGGGCGCGTTCGCGTACGGCGTGGACGTCAACCAGTGCACCTCGGCGCCCGGCACGGTCGTCGACAACGTGATCAAGCGCACGGACGTCGCCGTCGAGAAGGGCATCGAGTCGGTGCTGGGCGGCACGACCGGCACGACCGTCTCGTACGGCCTGAAGGAGGGCGGCATCAGCCTGACCGGTCTGGAGGACGGCGTGGACGCGTCGAAGTGCGTGATCGCCGACCACAAGGACGTGCTGACGAAGGTCGAGGCGCTGCGTGACCAGATCG